The Candidatus Bathyarchaeota archaeon sequence AAAGTCCATAAAATATAAGTAATTTTAGATCAAGGCCATCTAAATGCATGCAGTAAATAAACAAAAAAGATGAAATTATTATAACAGGAATATATCCTAAAAATAATGATGTAAAAATACAAATGATAATGCTTGAAAATAAATAAAAATACTTTCTAAAATATAATAAAATAAGAATATTTAATCCGACATTAAAGATCATAATAAACAGCGGCACAGTGACCGAAAAAATGGTTCGTTGAAAGAAACCAGATTGTAAATGCAAAATTGGAACCTTTATCCAATGAAGCACGGATAAAACCATAAGAAAAAAAGTCAGAACAACAGAAGCATGAACTGCTTCCTCTGGAAGAGCCTCTAGATTAAAGTGGAAACAGCCCATTGGTATATGAGAAAATCCATTCTAATAGATATGGATTACCAAGAGCACAATTTTCCAGACTATAGAAACAAGGTCCTAATGAATGCTCTTTCGGAATTCAGAGGGCTGGAAGGTCAATCTTTTAGGAGGAGTCGTCCTTCCCAAATATATTCCTAAAAAAAATGCAACCTAGAAGGCCCAATACGGTGGTGGTGGATACCAAATATCCGAGGTTCATAAATCTCTGTGGAACAAACTCTAAAGTGGCAGCATCTCTAGTTGGAGTCACTTTAAACCCCATACTGAATAAATTAACAACAAAGGGAGAAACCTCTTGGTTATTAATATCGAGCTGCCATGCATCAGTATGTGAGGTAGCAAATACCAAGACACCGGGTCCCATTACCCCGTTTACGACGTATTTTGTAGGATGAACATCCTTATAATCCAGTCTCGTTTCTCGATTTTGACTGGAAAACGGGTTCATTGTTTCCGCTGGATGGATAAGCATTGAATCCACTGTTAGACCCTTACCTAAGATCGAGACCTCGTACATTCCTTGGTCCAGATGCATATCGTTCAAGTAATATCTGCCAACTCCAGTAAAAGATGGAGAAACGTAGTACACAAAAACCTGACGTGTATCTATGTTCTTAAAGAACACTCGACCGGATGACTTTTGGAAAGATTGGACATCCATCCGTATCTCAGCGACAAGACTCTGGCCTCCAGGGAGAACCAGGGGACTATCAACTTTAAAGACCCTGTTACTCACCAATACAACCCCTAAATTTTCAGAAAACAGTTCATTATATTTTATGGGATGGTATCGCGAAGAAGAATCCTCAAATTCAATAGTATATAGGAACGGAGTCCTCTCGAGAACGGATGAAACCTCCGAAATTAGTTCACTGAAATCGTTATCAGAAAAAATTAGTAGTCTATCTATAGCAAGAGACTCTTTAGGAGAGATTGCTATCTCATGAATCCCTTGAGACAGATTCTCAGTTAAAGAGAACCATCTAAACCCTTCTTGTGAATAATCCTTAAGTCTACGTGAACTTTTCTGTCCATCAAGATAAATAGACGGTTTAGAACCAAAGGCTTTCATCCATATATGATGGTCTCCAGATTCATTAACATCAATAGTTAGCCTTAAAGGAGTACCAACTGTTGTCTTCAAAGAATATCCGCCGGCATTTATAGCGCCAACTAATGTCTGGAGCCAAGAGTCCACCTCCCATCCATCCAAAAAACGAAAAGCGCGGATAAATCCCTCAAAATCATCCTCAAACGAGAATAAAAAATCGTAATACGAATCTGCAGGAATAAATAACGGATATTCGGATATTAGATTCAGATCTACTTGCTCTGGAAAAATTAGTGCCCTCCCCGAAGTGTTATATCCGGAAGAAATGTATGTCGTCAAACCATCAAATCCTCCAAAAATCACTGCGGGGTTACTTGAAGAGTGAATCAGATCTGACGAAAATAATGAATTTTCAAAGATATATATGGGCCCTTCATTCCAAACCAATTCTATATCTTCCAATCCATTCAGTACATCTAAATAGGTACTAGGTATACCGGGAGGATCGAAGTCCAACCGAACCACAACATACCGCACAAGTGCCATGTCTAATAATTGGCCGATATTCTCGATGGATCCATCATACAAGGAGTTCGCAATATAATTCATAAAAAACGTGGAAGCCGGGGAAATATCATACTCAGCTGTAAAAGGAGGGTTAAAAACAGGAACGGGTGACAAATATCTAATCGGCTCATTGACCCCCGTCTGGGTCCAATTAAACCAGAGGTAATTCATCAAAGGAAGATATAACACCCTAAAATCTCCAGGTTGCTGTTCCAACCAATCTTCAGACGCTATACTATATTGGGGCCTAACAGAGGGACTGTAGACTCCATTGAAATCACCAGACAACCAGGGAAAATTCACGATAAAAACGGAAACGATAAGAAATGAAATAAGTAATTTATTGATTTCAACAGCAAATCCTCCATGAGATACAATATATCTAATTTGATATAGAACTACATGCAAAGAAGTTCCAATAATTAATGCGGAGGAAATCGATGATAAATACAAAAGTTTGTTGGGATCTCTAAACAACTGCATAAAGGGCATACGAACAAAATCTAAATAATAACCCCCTAGAAAATTAGTGCCTTGACCCAAAACAGTCGAAACCACATAAACGAATAATAAAAAAAGATTAAAAGTTTGAGTTTTCCGATTAGAAATAACAGAAATCAAAACCAGTGCGGGTAATAAAAAAGATAACCCAAACCAGACTTTGTAGAAAAGACCACCGGATGTGTAGATTTCCTGGTTGTACGGAGTCCAAAAATATCCGAGTAAACGTATAGTGTTAACCCAATTAGCATTTACACTTA is a genomic window containing:
- a CDS encoding alpha-(1->3)-arabinofuranosyltransferase family protein — encoded protein: MEHGGTLNDDLSNALLNSLRAFLSSIFGLELVSKVYVVGVVALCAVLMFKALVGFRDLFNQSRNYMVCFIGALFFTVNPWVTARILSGHYFILSSYAFTPLFLYYLVQYLDVDAEKYGFIKCSFLFSLVSMTSNHGFIMSLFLSFIITLWYLIIFKKGVVILKASLVFIISLLINSFWIFPTLNMVFSGVRNISFFQDISTSLSVNANWVNTIRLLGYFWTPYNQEIYTSGGLFYKVWFGLSFLLPALVLISVISNRKTQTFNLFLLFVYVVSTVLGQGTNFLGGYYLDFVRMPFMQLFRDPNKLLYLSSISSALIIGTSLHVVLYQIRYIVSHGGFAVEINKLLISFLIVSVFIVNFPWLSGDFNGVYSPSVRPQYSIASEDWLEQQPGDFRVLYLPLMNYLWFNWTQTGVNEPIRYLSPVPVFNPPFTAEYDISPASTFFMNYIANSLYDGSIENIGQLLDMALVRYVVVRLDFDPPGIPSTYLDVLNGLEDIELVWNEGPIYIFENSLFSSDLIHSSSNPAVIFGGFDGLTTYISSGYNTSGRALIFPEQVDLNLISEYPLFIPADSYYDFLFSFEDDFEGFIRAFRFLDGWEVDSWLQTLVGAINAGGYSLKTTVGTPLRLTIDVNESGDHHIWMKAFGSKPSIYLDGQKSSRRLKDYSQEGFRWFSLTENLSQGIHEIAISPKESLAIDRLLIFSDNDFSELISEVSSVLERTPFLYTIEFEDSSSRYHPIKYNELFSENLGVVLVSNRVFKVDSPLVLPGGQSLVAEIRMDVQSFQKSSGRVFFKNIDTRQVFVYYVSPSFTGVGRYYLNDMHLDQGMYEVSILGKGLTVDSMLIHPAETMNPFSSQNRETRLDYKDVHPTKYVVNGVMGPGVLVFATSHTDAWQLDINNQEVSPFVVNLFSMGFKVTPTRDAATLEFVPQRFMNLGYLVSTTTVLGLLGCIFFRNIFGKDDSS